A genome region from Brassica oleracea var. oleracea cultivar TO1000 chromosome C2, BOL, whole genome shotgun sequence includes the following:
- the LOC106326857 gene encoding CAP-Gly domain-containing linker protein 1-like isoform X1 yields MEKGSKEEEELSLCEVKIVNLDKAWEKFQSEASELVVLSLQWRDVEDHLKSVKGNVEKRLVELQNRSVEIDERAKVVEAWEGKVGELEVKADGFRREVEGKEEELSGLRMLVEECRVKQRLKASELDEMMETLRKTQGEIDLKGGELAQMEADLERHRVEMGRGELDEEIERKTRDLRLVQDKVAKCGELLERRSLELTKTQGEIDSKGGELAKVERQLVEVSAEMDRAETRRRELDEEIERKTRDLALVQEKVAECGELLEARSLELTKTQGEVDLKVEQLGQVKIDFGRHQSELTAEVDRAETRRRELDKEIERKTRDLTLVQDKVVESDKLLETRSLELTKTLCELDLKVEQLGQVKIDFAAEMEHLKRIQTRNRELEEGIERKRKDLAEVLDKTTECEKVLETRSLKLVSKEKELQELSLDLDLKEEVAKSLDKEMEETCQKTESKAKELEAIERMINERSGHCESVNSLIEEHTEELALKEKRHDEIREATLKLSVEIAFKENTLTERNKQVEEGEKKIQELNNTSEELIRQVFSINEAIRECTCELEAKRKQRDEVQSSITDLTAVLKSAEKKIQESLEDLKSTEEKQVKLKASLSEHEKGVELREKELIAREEKINEQDKKLQLAKQELAKWVEDYEVKAKQLVALTPLDKPIGNSRKRGRHDAESLSQSFDHVLTSCTTGQENTYNFENERSPDKFKIDQIWAVYSDNDKRMPRKYAQIKKIDTSPEFKLHVATLVLYRPPPPNLMPHPVCCGRFKLKIGKAEVLEPSSFSHEVKALKTSVNRFEVYPRKGEVWALYKNWNITDCADGSEEEELEIVEIVETDEQSIQAMLLTAKVFNQVLYGRCLESKAGVLDIPKTEVNRFSHQIPAFRRDRRAARSGDCEWWELDSKAVLDLNSKNP; encoded by the coding sequence ATGGAGAAGGGAAGTAAGGAGGAAGAGGAGCTAAGCCTCTGTGAGGTGAAGATAGTGAATCTCGACAAAGCTTGGGAGAAGTTTCAGTCTGAAGCTTCCGAGTTAGTTGTTTTGTCTCTTCAGTGGAGAGACGTGGAGGATCATTTGAAGTCAGTGAAAGGCAACGTGGAGAAGAGGTTGGTTGAGTTGCAGAACAGAAGCGTTGAGATTGATGAGAGGGCGAAAGTGGTTGAAGCGTGGGAGGGTAAAGTGGGTGAGTTGGAGGTTAAAGCTGATGGCTTTAGGAGGGAGGTTGAGGGAAAAGAAGAGGAGTTGAGTGGTCTTAGGATGTTGGTTGAAGAGTGTAGGGTGAAGCAGAGGTTGAAGGCAAGTGAACTTGATGAGATGATGGAAACGTTGAGGAAGACTCAGGGTGAGATTGATTTGAAAGGTGGAGAGTTAGCACAGATGGAGGCTGATCTGGAGAGGCATCGTGTTGAGATGGGTAGGGGAGAATTGGATGAGGAGATTGAGAGAAAGACGAGAGATCTCAGGTTGGTTCAGGACAAGGTTGCTAAATGTGGTGAGCTTCTTGAGAGACGCTCCTTGGAACTGACAAAGACTCAGGGTGAGATTGATTCGAAAGGTGGAGAGTTAGCAAAGGTGGAGAGGCAACTTGTTGAGGTGAGTGCAGAGATGGATAGGGCTGAAACTCGGAGGCGAGAATTGGATGAGGAGATTGAGAGAAAGACAAGAGATCTCGCCTTGGTTCAGGAGAAAGTTGCTGAATGTGGTGAGCTGCTTGAGGCACGGTCCTTGGAACTGACAAAGACTCAGGGTGAGGTTGATTTGAAAGTGGAACAGTTAGGACAGGTTAAGATTGATTTTGGGAGGCATCAGAGTGAGCTTACCGCAGAGGTGGATAGGGCTGAAACTCGCAGGAGAGAATTAGATAAGGAGATTGAGAGAAAGACAAGAGATCTGACGTTAGTTCAGGACAAGGTTGTGGAAAGTGATAAGCTTCTTGAGACACGGTCCTTGGAACTAACAAAGACTCTGTGTGAGCTTGATTTGAAGGTGGAACAGTTAGGACAGGTTAAGATTGATTTTGCCGCTGAGATGGAGCATCTTAAGAGGATTCAAACTCGCAATAGAGAGTTAGAAGAGGGTATAGAGAGGAAGAGGAAGGATCTTGCAGAGGTTCTTGACAAAACTACAGAATGTGAGAAGGTGCTTGAGACACGGTCCTTGAAACTTGTTTCTAAAGAGAAAGAGCTGCAAGAACTAAGTCTGGACCTTGACCTGAAGGAAGAGGTGGCCAAATCACTAGACAAGGAGATGGAGGAGACTTGTCAAAAGACAGAATCAAAAGCTAAGGAGCTGGAGGCCATTGAAAGGATGATTAATGAACGGAGTGGACATTGCGAATCAGTCAACAGCTTGATTGAGGAACACACTGAAGAACTTGCTTTAAAAGAGAAGAGACACGATGAGATCAGAGAGGCTACTCTTAAACTATCTGTGGAGATTGCGTTCAAAGAGAATACACTCACTGAGAGAAACAAGCAAGTTGAGGAAGGAGAGAAGAAGATACAAGAATTGAACAATACCAGTGAGGAACTTATCAGACAAGTTTTTTCAATCAACGAGGCCATAAGGGAATGTACATGCGAGTTAGAAGCTAAGAGGAAACAACGTGATGAGGTTCAAAGCTCAATCACAGACCTTACTGCTGTGCTGAAATCTGCCGAGAAAAAGATTCAAGAAAGCTTGGAAGACTTGAAATCTACAGAGGAGAAGCAAGTCAAGTTAAAGGCATCATTGTCGGAACATGAGAAAGGAGTTGAGCTTAGAGAAAAGGAGCTTATTGCTCGGGAGGAAAAAATTAATGAACAAGATAAGAAACTGCAACTCGCAAAACAGGAGTTGGCTAAATGGGTTGAGGATTATGAGGTGAAAGCAAAACAACTTGTTGCTCTTACACCTCTGGATAAACCGATAGGGAACTCAAGGAAACGTGGGAGACATGATGCTGAGTCACTGTCTCAGTCGTTCGATCATGTGCTAACAAGTTGCACAACCGGGCAAGAAAACACTTACAACTTCGAGAACGAGAGATCTCCGGACAAGTTTAAGATTGATCAAATATGGGCTGTTTATAGTGATAATGATAAGAGGATGCCAAGAAAGTATGCTCAGATCAAGAAAATCGACACAAGCCCTGAGTTCAAGCTGCATGTAGCAACTCTAGTGCTGTATCGCCCTCCTCCTCCAAATCTGATGCCACATCCTGTGTGCTGTGGCCGATTCAAGTTGAAAATCGGTAAAGCAGAAGTCCTTGAACCTAGCAGCTTCTCACATGAGGTTAAAGCACTGAAGACTAGTGTAAATAGATTTGAGGTATACCCAAGAAAAGGTGAGGTATGGGCTTTGTACAAGAACTGGAACATTACAGACTGTGCTGATGGGTCTGAAGAAGAAGAACTTGAGATTGTTGAAATAGTGGAAACAGACGAGCAGAGCATACAAGCAATGCTTTTGACTGCTAAAGTGTTTAACCAGGTTCTCTACGGAAGGTGTCTTGAGTCAAAGGCCGGTGTTTTAGATATTCCAAAGACGGAAGTGAACAGATTCTCGCATCAGATTCCTGCGTTTAGACGTGACAGAAGGGCGGCTCGGTCTGGAGATTGTGAATGGTGGGAGCTTGACTCTAAAGCAGTTCTTGATCTTAACTCAAAGAATCCATAA
- the LOC106326859 gene encoding uncharacterized protein LOC106326859 — protein sequence MHDLMEAVKTLTATVQNVDTVVAEKVLTTLDTKIEAKVNARVAQAEQVLGNQILALQEQVAKITEQMQANAPKNDAHIVNQEDEVNSNDPSWMVQDKTPFDVDAAVQCVVRKKAKKSEVKLTSPILLDTVGDSVTRKNQVKEPAGGLINVKKEKNGVPQLRDSAETWSDLEDKQKYDNLGTTLDQLAASILEGPLHKRKPQLTKTQVYPYVGNSTVKRIITGDSECIADCDPLTKVEETKFKKLMDYLRSIAGDNDVDTHFYMKLITPRDLWKKYECGWLTDSHMASAMLMFHKRSMRNPSPYSSRIAFLDHWFVNTWVRDYKKYDPKTWKFSDTYKKVFNGNYPEEFSNNRKWLKDVDRLFLCHLINGNHWVALEVDLDKKIIHVYDSIQTVVPSITDLLEECRPFTKMIPLLLNEMVPERKESSQQFRISRPKSVPKNEDPGDCGVYALKYIECKAVGCGFEGLSDQCIPAMRIKLAAEIYDEVSDL from the exons ATGCATGATCTAATGGAAGCAGTGAAGACATTGACTGCAACGGTTCAAAATGTGGACACAGTTGTTGCTGAGAAGGTGTTGACTACATTAGACACAAAGATTGAAGCAAAAGTAAATGCAAGAGTTGCTCAAGCCGAGCAGGTACTCGGCAATCAAATCTTAGCATTACAAGAACAAGTTGCTAAAATTACAGAGCAGATGCAAGCAAATGCCCCCAAAAATGATGCACACATTGTAAACCAAGAAGATGAAGTCAACAGCAATGACCCG TCATGGATGGTCCAAGACAAGACACCATTTGATGTAGATGCGGCAGTGCAGTGTGTGGTTAGAAAGAAAGCCAAGAAATCCGAGGTCAAGCTAACGTCTCCTATTCTACTTGACACTGTTGGAGATTCGGTTACTAGAAAAAATCAAGTAAAAGAACCTGCTGGAGGTTTGATAAATGTTAAGAAGGAGAAGAATGGAGTTCCACAACTTAGAGATTCTGCTGAAACATGGTCTGATTTAGAAGATAAGCAAAAATATGACAACCTAGGTACCACGTTAGACCAGTTAGCGGCATCAATCTTAGAAGGACCTTTGCATAAACGCAAGCCACAACTGACAAAGACTCAAGTGTATCCATATGTTGGTAACTCAACTGTGAAGAGGATCATAACAGGCGATTCTGAGTGTATAGCCGACTGTGATCCCTTAACTAAAGTTGAGGAGACAAAATTTAAGAAGCTAATGGATTATCTACGAAGTATTGC TGGTGATAACGATGTAGACACTCACTTCTACATGAAGCTAATAACGCCAAGAGATCTTTGGAAAAAATATGAGTGTGGGTGGCTAACAGATTCT CATATGGCATCTGCAATGCTTATGTTTCATAAAAGATCTATGAGGAACCCTTCACCATACTCATCAAGGATAGCTTTTCTTGACCACTGGTTTGTCAACACGTGGGTCAGAGACTACAAGAAATACGATCCTAAGACATGGAAGTTCTCAGATACGTACAAGAAGGTCTTCAATGGCAATTATCCTGAAGAGTTTTCCAACAACAGAAAGTGGCTGAAGGATGTTGATCGGTTGTTTCTTTGCCACTTGATCAATGGTAACCATTGGGTCGCTTTAGAAGTGGATCTTGACAAGAAAATAATTCATGTTTACGACAGCATACAGACAGTTGTCCCGAGCATCACAGATCTTCTAGAAGAGTGTCGTCCTTTCACGAAGATGATTCCGTTATTGCTGAATGAAATGGTTCCAGAAAGGAAGGAGAGTTCACAACAGTTCAGGATTTCAAGACCTAAAAGTGTGCCTAAGAATGAAGACCCTGGGGATTGTGGTGTTTACGCTCTGAAGTATATAGAGTGTAAGGCAGTTGGTTGTGGTTTTGAAGGACTTTCTGACCAGTGCATTCCGGCAATGCGTATTAAGTTAGCTGCCGAGATCTATGATGAGGTCTCGGATCTGTAG
- the LOC106326857 gene encoding CAP-Gly domain-containing linker protein 1-like isoform X2 — MEKGSKEEEELSLCEVKIVNLDKAWEKFQSEASELVVLSLQWRDVEDHLKSVKGNVEKRLVELQNRSVEIDERAKVVEAWEGKVGELEVKADGFRREVEGKEEELSGLRMLVEECRVKQRLKASELDEMMETLRKTQGEIDLKGGELAQMEADLERHRVEMGRGELDEEIERKTRDLRLVQDKVAKCGELLERRSLELTKTQGEIDSKGGELAKVERQLVEVSAEMDRAETRRRELDEEIERKTRDLALVQEKVAECGELLEARSLELTKTQGEVDLKVEQLGQVKIDFGRHQSELTAEVDRAETRRRELDKEIERKTRDLTLVQDKVVESDKLLETRSLELTKTLCELDLKVEQLGQVKIDFAAEMEHLKRIQTRNRELEEGIERKRKDLAEVLDKTTECEKVLETRSLKLVSKEKELQELSLDLDLKEEVAKSLDKEMEETCQKTESKAKELEAIERMINERSGHCESVNSLIEEHTEELALKEKRHDEIREATLKLSVEIAFKENTLTERNKQVEEGEKKIQELNNTSEELIRQVFSINEAIRECTCELEAKRKQRDEVQSSITDLTAVLKSAEKKIQESLEDLKSTEEKQVKLKASLSEHEKGVELREKELIAREEKINEQDKKLQLAKQELAKWVEDYEVKAKQLVALTPLDKPIGNSRKRGRHDAESLSQSFDHVLTSCTTGQENTYNFENERSPDKFKIDQIWAVYSDNDKRMPRKYAQIKKIDTSPEFKLHVATLVLYRPPPPNLMPHPVCCGRFKLKIGKAEVLEPSSFSHEVKALKTSVNRFEVYPRKGEVWALYKNWNITDCADGSEEEELEIVEIVETDEQSIQAMLLTAKVFNQVLYGRCLESKAGVLDIPKTEVNRFSHQIPAFRRDRRAARSGDCEWWNGG, encoded by the exons ATGGAGAAGGGAAGTAAGGAGGAAGAGGAGCTAAGCCTCTGTGAGGTGAAGATAGTGAATCTCGACAAAGCTTGGGAGAAGTTTCAGTCTGAAGCTTCCGAGTTAGTTGTTTTGTCTCTTCAGTGGAGAGACGTGGAGGATCATTTGAAGTCAGTGAAAGGCAACGTGGAGAAGAGGTTGGTTGAGTTGCAGAACAGAAGCGTTGAGATTGATGAGAGGGCGAAAGTGGTTGAAGCGTGGGAGGGTAAAGTGGGTGAGTTGGAGGTTAAAGCTGATGGCTTTAGGAGGGAGGTTGAGGGAAAAGAAGAGGAGTTGAGTGGTCTTAGGATGTTGGTTGAAGAGTGTAGGGTGAAGCAGAGGTTGAAGGCAAGTGAACTTGATGAGATGATGGAAACGTTGAGGAAGACTCAGGGTGAGATTGATTTGAAAGGTGGAGAGTTAGCACAGATGGAGGCTGATCTGGAGAGGCATCGTGTTGAGATGGGTAGGGGAGAATTGGATGAGGAGATTGAGAGAAAGACGAGAGATCTCAGGTTGGTTCAGGACAAGGTTGCTAAATGTGGTGAGCTTCTTGAGAGACGCTCCTTGGAACTGACAAAGACTCAGGGTGAGATTGATTCGAAAGGTGGAGAGTTAGCAAAGGTGGAGAGGCAACTTGTTGAGGTGAGTGCAGAGATGGATAGGGCTGAAACTCGGAGGCGAGAATTGGATGAGGAGATTGAGAGAAAGACAAGAGATCTCGCCTTGGTTCAGGAGAAAGTTGCTGAATGTGGTGAGCTGCTTGAGGCACGGTCCTTGGAACTGACAAAGACTCAGGGTGAGGTTGATTTGAAAGTGGAACAGTTAGGACAGGTTAAGATTGATTTTGGGAGGCATCAGAGTGAGCTTACCGCAGAGGTGGATAGGGCTGAAACTCGCAGGAGAGAATTAGATAAGGAGATTGAGAGAAAGACAAGAGATCTGACGTTAGTTCAGGACAAGGTTGTGGAAAGTGATAAGCTTCTTGAGACACGGTCCTTGGAACTAACAAAGACTCTGTGTGAGCTTGATTTGAAGGTGGAACAGTTAGGACAGGTTAAGATTGATTTTGCCGCTGAGATGGAGCATCTTAAGAGGATTCAAACTCGCAATAGAGAGTTAGAAGAGGGTATAGAGAGGAAGAGGAAGGATCTTGCAGAGGTTCTTGACAAAACTACAGAATGTGAGAAGGTGCTTGAGACACGGTCCTTGAAACTTGTTTCTAAAGAGAAAGAGCTGCAAGAACTAAGTCTGGACCTTGACCTGAAGGAAGAGGTGGCCAAATCACTAGACAAGGAGATGGAGGAGACTTGTCAAAAGACAGAATCAAAAGCTAAGGAGCTGGAGGCCATTGAAAGGATGATTAATGAACGGAGTGGACATTGCGAATCAGTCAACAGCTTGATTGAGGAACACACTGAAGAACTTGCTTTAAAAGAGAAGAGACACGATGAGATCAGAGAGGCTACTCTTAAACTATCTGTGGAGATTGCGTTCAAAGAGAATACACTCACTGAGAGAAACAAGCAAGTTGAGGAAGGAGAGAAGAAGATACAAGAATTGAACAATACCAGTGAGGAACTTATCAGACAAGTTTTTTCAATCAACGAGGCCATAAGGGAATGTACATGCGAGTTAGAAGCTAAGAGGAAACAACGTGATGAGGTTCAAAGCTCAATCACAGACCTTACTGCTGTGCTGAAATCTGCCGAGAAAAAGATTCAAGAAAGCTTGGAAGACTTGAAATCTACAGAGGAGAAGCAAGTCAAGTTAAAGGCATCATTGTCGGAACATGAGAAAGGAGTTGAGCTTAGAGAAAAGGAGCTTATTGCTCGGGAGGAAAAAATTAATGAACAAGATAAGAAACTGCAACTCGCAAAACAGGAGTTGGCTAAATGGGTTGAGGATTATGAGGTGAAAGCAAAACAACTTGTTGCTCTTACACCTCTGGATAAACCGATAGGGAACTCAAGGAAACGTGGGAGACATGATGCTGAGTCACTGTCTCAGTCGTTCGATCATGTGCTAACAAGTTGCACAACCGGGCAAGAAAACACTTACAACTTCGAGAACGAGAGATCTCCGGACAAGTTTAAGATTGATCAAATATGGGCTGTTTATAGTGATAATGATAAGAGGATGCCAAGAAAGTATGCTCAGATCAAGAAAATCGACACAAGCCCTGAGTTCAAGCTGCATGTAGCAACTCTAGTGCTGTATCGCCCTCCTCCTCCAAATCTGATGCCACATCCTGTGTGCTGTGGCCGATTCAAGTTGAAAATCGGTAAAGCAGAAGTCCTTGAACCTAGCAGCTTCTCACATGAGGTTAAAGCACTGAAGACTAGTGTAAATAGATTTGAGGTATACCCAAGAAAAGGTGAGGTATGGGCTTTGTACAAGAACTGGAACATTACAGACTGTGCTGATGGGTCTGAAGAAGAAGAACTTGAGATTGTTGAAATAGTGGAAACAGACGAGCAGAGCATACAAGCAATGCTTTTGACTGCTAAAGTGTTTAACCAGGTTCTCTACGGAAGGTGTCTTGAGTCAAAGGCCGGTGTTTTAGATATTCCAAAGACGGAAGTGAACAGATTCTCGCATCAGATTCCTGCGTTTAGACGTGACAGAAGGGCGGCTCGGTCTGGAGATTGTGAATG GTGGAATGGTGGATGA
- the LOC106324461 gene encoding uncharacterized protein LOC106324461 — MKKEYKPKIGSATKSKKAKVVTHVRQQLDSIDIVVGQSFDSKSSLTTRLKILTIVQKFDYDVEYSTPTLLIVKCWIGGCSWKLRASPTSDSPRFTVRIYVSEHTCSVTERSARCRQATPEILGSLYTDFIGGVELTVLPSHVRQSLNMCFVIKINYWKAHRTLKCARELVRRSAESGYHELPVYLHMIREANPETFTRLAVDSSDRFKYLFIAFGASIKGFPFMRKVVVVDGTFLQGKYKGTLLIASSQDGNFQIFPISFAIVDTENDESWKWFFKHKSIGTAISEVYPSASCGVCTYHLYKNVLLKFRGRELFGLVKKAANSFRLSDFETIFDEIKAMHPALHCYLEKADVRKWARAHFPGDRYNLTTTNIAESINRVLSEARNLPIVRLLEAIRLMMTRWFSARKNDAYLMKTTLTRGVEKLLEGRVPYSKMLSVQQIDIHQYQCVLCPVVLIINKGKMGNDVYRYESA, encoded by the exons ATGAAGAAGGAGTATAAGCCAAAGATTGGGTCAGCAACAAAATCGAAAAAGGCTAAGGTAGTCACTCATGTTAGGCAACAACTGGATTCTATAGATATAGTTGTTGGCCAAAGTTTTGACTCCAAGTCTTCATTAACAACACGACTTAAGATCTTGACGATAGTGCAAAAATTTGATTATGATGTCGAGTACTCAACGCCGACTCTTCTAATCGTCAAGTGTTGGATTGGAGGCTGTAGTTGGAAGTTAAGAGCATCACCAACAAGTGATAGTCCTCGCTTTACCGTACGCATCTATGTTTCTGAACATACTTGTTCAGTTACAGAACGATCAGCTCGTTGCAGACAAGCAACACCAGAGATTCTCGGATCTTTATACACTGATTTCATTGGTGGAGTGGAGCTAACCGTTTTGCCAAGTCATGTGCGGCAGTCCCTCAACATGTGCTTTGTAATAAAGATTAACTACTGGAAAGCTCACCGGACACTGAAATGTGCAAGAGAATTGGTTAGGAGATCCGCAGAGAGTGGCTACCATGAGTTACCTGTGTATCTGCACATGATTAGAGAAGCCAATCCTGAGACATTCACTCGCCTTGCAGTAGATTCTAGTGACAGATTTAAGTACCTTTTCATTGCATTTGGTGCTAGCATCAAGGGCTTTCCATTCATGAGGAAGGTTGTTGTGGTCGATGGCACATTCTTGCAAGGAAAGTACAAAGGAACTCTACTAATTGCGTCATCACAAGATGGCAACTTCCAGATATTTCCAATTTCATTTGCGATAGTCGATACTGAAAACGATGAATCATGGAAATGGTTTTTCAA ACACAAATCAATTGGCACTGCAATTTCCGAGGTCTATCCATCTGCTAGCTGTGGAGTTTGTACTTACCACTTGTATAAGAATGTCTTGTTAAAGTTTAGAGGTCGCGAGTTATTTGGTTTGGTTAAAAAGGCAGCTAATTCATTCAGGCTTTCAGATTTTGAGACCATATTCGATGAGATCAAAGCAATGCACCCGGCTCTGCATTGCTATTTGGAGAAAGCAGATGTAAGGAAGTGGGCACGAGCTCATTTCCCTGGTGATAGGTACAACTTGACTACGACCAACATAGCTGAATCTATAAACAGAGTGCTTTCAGAAGCAAGAAACTTGCCGATTGTAAGACTTTTAGAAGCAATAAGGCTAATGATGACACGATGGTTTTCGGCACGAAAGAATGATGCATATTTGATGAAAACAACTCTAACTCGTGGAGTTGAGAAGCTTTTAGAG GGACGTGTACCATATTCTAAAATGCTCAGCGTACAGCAGATAGATATTCACCAATATCAG TGTGTCCTTTGTCCTGTTGTACTCATAATAAACAAAGGCAAGATGGGCAACGATGTCTACAGATATGAGTCTGCCTGA